A genomic segment from Anopheles maculipalpis chromosome X, idAnoMacuDA_375_x, whole genome shotgun sequence encodes:
- the LOC126564066 gene encoding uncharacterized protein LOC126564066: protein MPTVESVNLSPRETSDGVWENPNLKLVEVTKRLAEGFNLHSRNTTDSVAANSNLTLAKGSDSMANRLAIMKRRQEAERKRVELELQLRFVKEEEQILAEELGVQVTAETSTVIPSCAEGGSMERVRREERGYAQQEVNVHRNIPTELPVFAGDPADWPIFIAHYEYTTDKFGFSNWENMLRLQKALKGPALEAVRSRLLLPEVVPQVIATLRSRYGRPTHLISALIEKVRRMAAPCMEKPDTIVAFGEAVQSMVDHMKAAGREAHLTNPLLLQEIVDKLPMTEKYNWVRFVRHIDEPDLRMFAEYMAELQSAAETLTNRELPSWKAAERKKPSTKAYVHAHVDHQESTTSGNNSTQVGKSLRCFICDKRGHDVGKCFEFVAMSVKERWNKARAHSLCFGCLGKHNWRTCRNRPVCGKEGCTYRHHALLHGVEESRRVSNEIGASEPGVGRNNGGAIAESNHHQYASSSSKALFRIVPVTVYGPAGAVATFAFLDEGSSMTLVDEDLAEKLGVKGVVEPLCIRWTGNTTRVEAGSRRVNLEVGPIGSTRRFAVNSVRTVPAMNLPRQSFVQDEGRWEHLKQLPIQEYKDAEPKMLIGLDNLRLTVPLRTVEGGDGDPIAVKTRLGWCIYGKPTNQGGDRLLHICECNSPNNLHDAIGKFYELEQMGVAYTHVQDDPDTQRAQHLLEVTTVRVGRRFESGLLWKVDHSELPSSLAMAKRRFDCLEKRMERDGQLKLQVHRQIRELLDKQYVHKATKQELSEANPKRIWYLPIGVVTNPNKPGKVRLIWDAAAKAHGTSLNDMLLKGPDEVMSLLGVLFRFRLYAVAVCADVKEMFLQIRVRREDKHAQRFLWRYNPSDELDTYIVDVVTFGSTCSPATAQYVKNRNAKEHAEKFPRAVEGILESTYVDDFLDSFGTTEEACRVSNEVRKVFSNGGFELRNWSSNSAEVIKHLGEQNSGNIKYLSTMGDDIERVLGMRWHPASDTLGFCTRACTVIADFLKAERIPTKREVLRCVMSLYDPLGLLAIFVIHGKILIQDLWRTGTQWDEEINGIQYSEWRRWIELLPTIGDIRIPRCYFTEASKKTYENAEWHVFVDASQHAYACALYLRTIDESGEPQCTLVGGKAKVAPLKPLTIPKLELQGCVLGARFLRYTQEHHPIRVTRRVLWTDSTVALSWIRADPRNYKPFVAHRVVEILESTAVDEWRWVPTDHNPADEATKWKGRPNFDYDGIWFKGPEFLLNGEDDWPQQRSTDTGTGEEIRRVNLHTEGPDTRLLLIPYERFSRLERLQRTIGWLVRYVGNLDKKRRSESVLGGVLSHEELYKANIILWKQTQWTFYSEEIRVLSTQNGDEVPRGTVAKQSRIYKLLPFLDEEGVLRMRGRIGEAAEVPYSAKYPVILPGNSKLAELIVERYHRVFRHANNETVVNEVRQQFQIPRLRALVAKTVRNCVFCAIRRALPQVPPMAPLPKERLAPFVRAFTFVGLDYFGPVLVKRGRSNEKRWVAVFTCLTIRAIHLEVVHSLATESCIMAVRRFVARRGAPIEIFSDNGTNFVGASRQLRKEIEQRNEILATTFTNEHTRWNFNPPGAPHMGGAWERMVRSVKAAISTVMEVRNLPNDETFETILYDAEAMINSRPLTYVPLDPENREAITPNHFLLGSSSGVKQRPVG, encoded by the exons CGGCAAGAAGCGGAGAGGAAACGGGTGGAACTGGAGTTGCAGCTGCGGTTCGTGAAGGAAGAGGAGCAGATTTTGGCTGAGGAACTGGGCGTGCAAGTGACCGCTGAGACATCGACAGTGATACCATCCTGTGCGGAGGGTGGTTCGATGGAACGTGTGAGACGTGAGGAGCGCGGTTATGCCCAGCAGGAGGTGAATGTGCATCGCAACATACCAACCGAATTACCCGTGTTTGCCGGGGACCCGGCGGACTGGCCAATATTCATCGCGCATTATGAGTATACTACGGACAAATTCGGCTTTTCCAACTGGGAAAATATGTTGCGTTTGCAAAAGGCGCTGAAGGGTCCCGCTCTAGAGGCAGTGCGTAGCCGTTTACTTTTGCCGGAAGTGGTACCGCAAGTGATAGCAACGCTGCGCTCACGTTATGGTCGGCCAACGCATCTCATCTCGGCGTTAATCGAGAAAGTGCGTAGGATGGCTGCACCCTGCATGGAGAAGCCCGACACCATCGTGGCGTTCGGTGAAGCGGTGCAAAGCATGGTGGACCATATGAAGGCCGCTGGACGAGAGGCGCATCTGACTAACCCGTTGCTGCTACAGGAGATCGTGGACAAGCTACCGATGACCGAGAAATATAATTGGGTGCGATTTGTACGGCACATCGACGAACCAGACCTCCGGATGTTTGCAGAGTACATGGCCGAGTTGCAGAGCGCTGCGGAGACGTTAACCAACCGGGAGTTACCATCGTGGAAGGCGGCGGAAAGGAAGAAGCCCAGCACCAAGGCTTATGTGCACGCACATGTCGATCATCAGGAATCAACAACATCTGGGAATAACTCAACGCAGGTAGGGAAATCAttgcgttgttttatttgcgatAAAAGGGGACACgatgtgggaaaatgttttgagtttgtaGCAATGTCGGTTAAGGAACGGTGGAATAAGGCTCGTGCACATTCTTTGTGCTTCGGCTGCCTGGGCAAGCACAACTGGCGGACGTGCCGCAACAGGCCAGTGTGTGGCAAAGAAGGGTGTACGTACCGACATCATGCGTTGCTGCACGGAGTGGAGGAGTCTCGGCGAGTCAGCAATGAGATCGGCGCTTCGGAACCCGGGGTTGGAAGGAACAATGGTGGTGCTATTGCGGAAAGCAACCATCATCAGTACGCATCGTCTTCGTCGAAGGCACTCTTCCGGATTGTGCCTGTCACCGTGTATGGTCCGGCTGGAGCGGTGGCAACGTTTGCCTTTTTGGATGAAGGTTCATCCATGACGTTGGTTGACGAGGATTTGGCAGAGAAATTAGGTGTCAAGGGTGTGGTGGAGCCTCTTTGCATTCGTTGGACCGGCAATACAACAAGGGTCGAGGCTGGGTCCAGACGCGTAAATCTCGAGGTGGGTCCGATTGGTTCTACAAGGCGTTTTGCGGTCAATTCGGTACGTACGGTTCCAGCCATGAACCTACCGCGGCAATCCTTCGTACAGGACGAAGGGAGGTGGGAACATCTGAAGCAGCTGCCGATACAGGAATATAAGGATGCGGAACCCAAGATGCTTATTGGGTTAGACAACCTGAGGCTGACGGTTCCCCTCAGGACGGTAGAGGGCGGAGATGGTGATCCAATCGCAGTCAAAACGCGTTTAGGATGGTGTATCTACGGGAAGCCGACGAACCAGGGGGGTGATAGACTACTGCACATCTGCGAGTGCAATAGCCCAAACAATCTTCACGACGCGATTGGCAAATTCTACGAACTGGAGCAAATGGGGGTGGCGTACACACACGTTCAGGATGACCCGGATACCCAACGTGCTCAACATCTATTGGAGGTTACCACGGTTCGTGTTGGAAGACGTTTCGAGTCGGGTTTATTGTGGAAGGTGGATCATTCAGAGCTTCCTTCAAGCCTCGCTATGGCGAAACGTAGGTTCGATTGTTTGGAGAAAAGGATGGAACGAGATGGTCAGCTCAAGCTGCAGGTACACCGTCAGATTCGCGAGCTGCTGGACAAACAGTATGTGCACAAGGCAACGAAACAGGAACTGTCGGAGGCTAACCCGAAACGAATTTGGTATTTACCAATAGGAGTGGTTACTAACCCAAACAAACCTGGAAAGGTGCGTTTGATTTGGGACGCTGCAGCTAAGGCACATGGCACATCACTTAACGACATGCTGCTTAAGGGTCCTGACGAGGTTATGTCTTTACTTGGAGTACTATTCCGTTTTCGTCTGTATGCAGTGGCGGTGTGTGCAGACGTAAAGGAGATGTTTCTACAGATAAGAGTGCGGAGAGAGGACAAGCATGCACAGCGCTTCTTATGGCGGTACAATCCTTCGGACGAGCTGGATACCTACATCGTGGACGTTGTGACATTTGGCTCTACATGTTCACCCGCGACAGCGCAGTATGTCAAGAACCGGAACGCGAAAGAGCATGCCGAGAAATTCCCACGTGCGGTTGAGGGAATCCTTGAGAGCACATATGTGGACGATTTCTTAGACAGCTTTGGGACGACGGAGGAGGCGTGTCGAGTGTCTAACGAGGTCCGGAAAGTATTCAGCAATGGCGGATTCGAGCTAAGGAATTGGAGCTCGAATAGTGCAGAGGTAATTAAACACCTCGGTGAGCAGAACAGCGgaaacatcaaatatttatcaaccaTGGGGGATGATATCGAACGCGTATTAGGAATGCGTTGGCATCCTGCATCCGATACATTGGGATTCTGCACACGGGCGTGTACGGTGATAGCTGACTTCCTAAAGGCAGAGCGGATTCCAACGAAGAGAGAGGTATTACGATGTGTGATGTCATTGTATGATCCTCTTGGGTTGTTGGCGATATTCGTGATTCACGGCAAAATCCTGATACAAGATCTATGGCGAACCGGCACGCAGTgggatgaagaaataaatggcATCCAATACAGCGAATGGCGCAGATGGATAGAACTTCTCCCAACGATTGGCGACATACGCATTCCGCGTTGTTACTTTACCGAAGCATCGAAGAAAACGTACGAGAATGCCGAATGGCATGTGTTCGTCGATGCCAGCCAGCACGCATATGCATGCGCTCTTTATCTTCGCACGATCGATGAGTCCGGTGAACCGCAGTGCACCCTGGTTGGAGGAAAGGCTAAGGTGGCGCCATTAAAGCCCCTTACGATACCGAAGCTAGAACTCCAAGGTTGCGTGTTAGGCGCACGGTTCTTGCGCTACACGCAGGAACACCATCCAATTCGTGTGACACGACGAGTGCTCTGGACTGATAGCACGGTCGCTCTGTCATGGATAAGAGCGGATCCCCGAAACTACAAACCCTTCGTTGCCCATAGAGTAGTCGAGATTCTGGAGAGCACGGCAGTGGATGAGTGGCGATGGGTGCCGACAGACCACAACCCAGCGGATGAGGCAACGAAGTGGAAGGGTAGGCCGAACTTCGACTACGACGGAATCTGGTTTAAAGGGCCGGAATTCTTGCTGAACGGAGAGGACGACTGGCCGCAACAAAGATCGACCGACACAGGCACGGGAGAAGAAATACGGCGGGTAAATCTTCACACCGAGGGCCCTGATACCAGACTGTTACTCATACCTTATGAACGGTTTAGCAGGCTGGAGAGACTGCAACGGACAATTGGGTGGCTTGTGCGTTATGTAGGCAACCTGGACAAGAAGAGGAGAAGCGAGTCAGTTCTGGGAGGAGTTCTCAGCCACGAGGAACTCTATAAGGCTAACATCATCTTGTGGAAACAGACCCAGTGGACATTCTACTCGGAGGAAATTCGTGTCCTGAGCACCCAAAATGGCGATGAGGTACCCCGCGGGACGGTAGCTAAACAAAGCCGTATATACAAGCTATTGCCATTTCTGGATGAAGAAGGCGTTTTACGGATGCGAGGAAGAATAGGAGAAGCGGCGGAAGTACCCTATTCCGCAAAGTATCCAGTAATTCTACCGGGGAACTCTAAATTGGCTGAGCTAATAGTGGAGCGTTATCATCGAGTCTTTCGCCACGCCAATAACGAAACAGTAGTGAACGAGGTACGACAACAGTTCCAGATCCCGAGGCTGCGAGCGTTGGTTGCGAAAACGGTGAGGAATTGTGTGTTCTGTGCAATCCGGCGGGCACTACCACAAGTACCACCAATGGCACCGCTACCAAAGGAGAGACTGGCACCGTTCGTCAGGGCGTTTACCTTCGTTGGACTCGACTACTTTGGCCCGGTATTGGTAAAGAGAGGAAGGTCGAATGAAAAGAGATGGGTTGCCGTATTCACCTGTTTGACCATACGAGCGATCCATTTGGAGGTAGTGCATAGCCTAGCGACAGAATCATGCATAATGGCGGTCAGGCGATTCGTGGCGAGGCGAGGTGCACCGATAGAAATCTTCAGTGACAACGGGACCAACTTCGTGGGCGCTAGCAGACAACTTCGGAAAGAAATCGAGCAGCGTAATGAAATCCTGGCAACGACTTTCACCAATGAACACACCCGTTGGAACTTCAACCCGCCTGGTGCTCCCCATATGGGAGGCGCATGGGAGCGTATGGTGCGCTCAGTGAAGGCTGCGATCAGCACGGTAATGGAGGTGAGGAATTTACCGAATGACGAGACATTCGAGACCATATTGTACGATGCTGAGGCCATGATCAACTCTAGACCGTTGACGTACGTACCGTTAGATCCGGAGAACCGAGAGGCGATTACACCAAATCACTTCCTGTTGGGAAGTTCTTCGGGAGTTAAACAACGGCCG GTTGGATAG